A genomic region of Terriglobia bacterium contains the following coding sequences:
- a CDS encoding ABC transporter permease — MQNLLQDLRYGVRLLVRNPLFTIVAVLSLALGISANTTIFSVFNAIFLYTLPVQEPDRLVSVFTTDARNAGQFTNFMQLSYPNYEDYRDQNRIFSGLVAQIFPAMSLSGGGEPERVVGAVVTGNYFDVLGVKAAVGRTFLPDEDAVEGKFPVVVLGYPLWQRRFGGDRALIGKVIVLNRQNFTVIGVAPEGFRGTFAIGGPDLYVPMAMHELVLADFALQQFHQRRGLLFNVFGRLKPGVPLAQARAAMETIARQLEQAYPKENEARSVALMPLPQALIDPNLRGQALLASGMMMGAVGLVLLIACANVANLLLARSSVRQREIAVRLSLGAGRTRLVRQLLTESFVMASLAGLLGLLLAVWGRDLLWMMRPPLLDNNALQIGLDSRVLIFTVAVTLLTGLLFGLMPALHATRVDLSWALKDRTGQPRKKGGWFNLRKALVVVQVALSLIALAGAGLFLRSLQNAQQIHPGFESRNLFMISFDLAGQKYDEARGREYFQQLIERVTAVPQVKAAAVASAPLFGGDVMRTVFAEGQNVNDRRNGRLTALLRVGPSYFDAIHMPIMRGRAFNERDRANTPMVAVVNETMARRLWPNEDALGKRFRCFGETWVIEVVGIARDAKYFTLGEEPMSFMYFPLLQHYTPAATLHVRTEGDPSKVIGVVRGQMQALDRSMPLVNVNTIGQVMQAVLWPARMGATLLAVFGFLALLLAAIGLHGVMSYSVSQRTQEIGIRMAMGAQSKDVLKLVLGQAGLIVLAGGMLGLTGAYMAARVLSSLLYGVGSGDLPALAGTTLILVAVAMLASYLPARRASRIDPVVTLRNE, encoded by the coding sequence ACCTGCTGCAGGATCTTCGTTACGGCGTCCGACTGCTGGTCAGGAATCCGTTGTTTACCATCGTGGCGGTCCTGTCGCTCGCGCTCGGCATCAGTGCCAACACGACCATTTTCTCCGTCTTCAACGCCATCTTTCTCTACACTCTGCCGGTGCAGGAGCCCGATAGACTGGTGTCGGTTTTTACCACCGATGCCCGGAATGCGGGGCAGTTCACCAATTTCATGCAGCTCTCCTACCCGAACTATGAGGACTACCGGGATCAAAACCGGATCTTTTCGGGATTGGTCGCTCAGATTTTCCCTGCCATGAGTCTAAGTGGCGGCGGTGAGCCGGAGCGTGTCGTAGGCGCGGTCGTGACCGGCAACTACTTCGATGTGCTGGGTGTCAAGGCCGCTGTGGGGAGGACGTTCCTGCCGGATGAGGACGCCGTCGAGGGCAAGTTCCCCGTGGTCGTTCTGGGCTACCCTTTGTGGCAGCGCCGCTTCGGCGGCGACCGCGCCCTCATCGGCAAGGTGATTGTCCTCAACCGGCAGAACTTCACCGTGATCGGCGTGGCACCGGAGGGCTTCCGCGGCACCTTCGCCATCGGGGGCCCGGACTTGTACGTGCCGATGGCGATGCACGAGCTGGTTCTGGCGGATTTTGCCCTGCAGCAGTTCCATCAGCGCCGCGGCCTGCTGTTCAACGTTTTCGGGCGGCTGAAGCCGGGAGTCCCGCTGGCACAGGCGCGGGCGGCGATGGAAACCATCGCCCGGCAGCTCGAGCAGGCGTATCCCAAGGAGAACGAGGCACGCAGTGTCGCACTGATGCCGCTGCCGCAAGCGCTGATCGATCCTAACCTGCGGGGGCAGGCGCTGCTCGCGAGCGGCATGATGATGGGAGCCGTGGGCCTGGTTCTGCTGATTGCATGTGCCAACGTGGCCAATCTGCTCCTGGCCAGATCCTCGGTGCGGCAGCGTGAGATCGCCGTCCGGCTTTCCCTGGGCGCCGGGAGGACACGTCTGGTGCGGCAGCTGCTGACCGAAAGCTTCGTTATGGCTTCCCTGGCCGGGCTGCTGGGCCTGCTGCTGGCAGTCTGGGGCCGCGACCTGCTGTGGATGATGCGGCCGCCGTTGTTGGACAACAATGCCCTGCAGATCGGGCTCGACAGCCGGGTGCTGATCTTCACGGTCGCCGTGACCCTTCTGACCGGCCTGCTGTTCGGCCTCATGCCCGCCCTGCACGCCACCCGGGTCGATCTGAGCTGGGCATTGAAAGACCGAACCGGTCAGCCCAGGAAGAAAGGCGGCTGGTTCAACCTGCGCAAGGCGCTGGTGGTGGTACAGGTTGCCCTTTCATTGATCGCACTGGCAGGAGCGGGCCTCTTCCTGCGCAGCCTGCAGAACGCCCAGCAAATCCATCCCGGCTTCGAGAGCAGGAATCTGTTCATGATCTCGTTTGACCTCGCCGGGCAAAAATATGACGAGGCCCGCGGCCGGGAATACTTTCAGCAGCTGATCGAACGCGTGACCGCGGTACCGCAGGTGAAGGCCGCAGCCGTCGCCTCCGCGCCTCTGTTCGGCGGAGACGTCATGCGCACCGTGTTTGCAGAGGGGCAGAATGTGAACGACCGGCGCAACGGGCGCCTGACGGCCTTGCTGCGCGTCGGGCCGAGCTACTTCGACGCAATCCACATGCCGATCATGCGCGGCCGTGCCTTCAACGAGCGCGATCGTGCGAACACGCCCATGGTGGCCGTCGTCAACGAAACCATGGCCAGGCGATTGTGGCCGAACGAGGACGCCCTGGGTAAACGTTTCCGATGCTTCGGCGAAACCTGGGTGATCGAGGTCGTGGGAATCGCGCGTGATGCCAAGTACTTCACACTCGGGGAAGAACCGATGTCGTTCATGTATTTCCCGCTGCTCCAGCATTACACGCCCGCAGCGACGCTGCACGTCCGCACGGAGGGCGACCCGTCCAAGGTGATCGGCGTGGTGCGCGGCCAGATGCAGGCGCTCGACCGGTCCATGCCCCTGGTCAACGTGAACACCATCGGACAGGTCATGCAGGCCGTGCTTTGGCCCGCGCGCATGGGTGCCACGCTCCTTGCCGTTTTCGGCTTCCTGGCGCTCCTGCTCGCCGCCATCGGCCTGCACGGGGTGATGTCCTACTCGGTATCCCAGAGAACGCAGGAAATCGGCATTCGCATGGCAATGGGAGCCCAATCCAAGGATGTACTGAAGCTGGTCCTGGGGCAGGCCGGTCTGATTGTCCTGGCCGGCGGCATGCTGGGGCTGACGGGAGCTTACATGGCTGCCCGGGTGTTGTCCAGCCTGCTGTACGGTGTCGGGAGCGGTGATCTGCCGGCGCTCGCCGGAACCACGCTGATCCTGGTAGCGGTGGCGATGCTGGCGAGCTACCTCCCTGCGCGCCGCGCCTCGCGGATCGACCCGGTCGTCACTCTGCGCAACGAATAA